A single genomic interval of Halobacillus halophilus DSM 2266 harbors:
- a CDS encoding SCO family protein: protein MKRFILLSMTLLFTLLLAGCGSGELENTLDWETQNFKATTQEEADFAVEDMEGKVWLADFIFTSCNTVCPPMTRNMAQIQDQLQEKDIEAEIVSFSVDPTVDSPDELKEFGNKHGVDYSNWTFVTGYTQEEIQNFAQESFKAPVQKTEGNDQVTHGTSFYLVGKDGNVLKKYRGDTDVPYEQIIEDVKTAAN, encoded by the coding sequence ATGAAGCGTTTCATCTTACTTAGCATGACACTTTTGTTCACACTATTGCTTGCAGGGTGCGGCAGTGGTGAACTTGAGAATACACTTGACTGGGAAACACAGAATTTCAAAGCAACCACGCAGGAAGAAGCTGATTTTGCTGTAGAGGATATGGAAGGAAAAGTTTGGCTCGCTGACTTCATCTTTACTTCCTGTAATACGGTCTGTCCGCCCATGACCCGCAATATGGCTCAAATACAGGATCAACTTCAGGAAAAAGACATAGAAGCTGAAATCGTTTCATTTAGCGTAGATCCCACGGTTGATTCTCCTGATGAATTAAAGGAATTCGGCAATAAACATGGTGTGGACTATAGCAACTGGACTTTTGTGACGGGTTACACGCAGGAGGAGATTCAAAATTTTGCTCAGGAAAGTTTTAAAGCTCCCGTTCAAAAAACAGAAGGTAATGATCAAGTAACCCACGGCACCTCCTTCTATCTTGTAGGGAAAGATGGCAACGTGTTAAAAAAATATAGAGGAGACACAGATGTCCCCTACGAACAAATCATCGAAGATGTTAAAACAGCAGCCAACTGA
- a CDS encoding MFS transporter: MNRLNMRRLLTTYFLYECGRAMYFVLITWFLYQWTQDAIYTGIFVSFGFLPGLFSNLVFGVVIDRSNRKKLASLAGGGSIGCLLLLWGAFLLGLINPWVMILTHMVLQTLGSLFRPSLQALVAEVFKKNDLPRIFSLSGSATISGSLTGAALGGILSGLLPVSISLLIVMGLYIGAFFTVLFVSYEPLSMRKPAKASPFFKELQEGFVYLKSHHMLHGLFAMMMLGQLTFHTILGFLSVYTSAYLNQTSTVYGFLDAAFSIGGITAGMVGTWWWLKWKNHLALFSISIMMGGLLLLGITKNLSIVVLGVVLVGLGTSFVRALLQSVQQMATDPRFHGRMASFRMLCNQASVVITGPIFGYIASAHGVQYVFLLLSGISFAGMVWAFFQARDPQFAAITKQKPA; this comes from the coding sequence ATGAATCGACTGAATATGCGACGACTATTAACCACTTATTTCTTATATGAATGCGGTCGAGCTATGTATTTTGTATTAATTACATGGTTTCTATATCAATGGACTCAAGACGCGATTTATACAGGGATTTTTGTGAGTTTTGGATTTTTGCCAGGGTTATTTTCCAACCTGGTCTTTGGGGTAGTCATCGACCGATCGAATCGAAAAAAACTAGCTTCTCTTGCAGGGGGAGGGAGTATTGGTTGTTTATTGCTTTTATGGGGAGCCTTTCTGCTCGGCTTGATCAACCCTTGGGTGATGATTTTGACGCACATGGTCCTACAAACACTTGGTTCCCTGTTCAGACCTTCTTTACAAGCACTTGTCGCTGAAGTATTCAAAAAAAATGACTTACCAAGAATTTTTTCCTTATCTGGCTCAGCCACTATATCAGGAAGCCTGACCGGAGCTGCTTTAGGTGGAATTCTATCTGGACTTCTGCCTGTTTCAATTTCTCTCCTTATCGTTATGGGATTGTACATTGGGGCTTTCTTTACTGTGCTATTTGTTTCGTATGAACCTTTATCAATGAGAAAACCTGCCAAAGCTTCTCCTTTCTTCAAAGAATTACAAGAAGGGTTTGTATATTTAAAAAGCCACCATATGCTGCATGGACTCTTCGCCATGATGATGCTTGGCCAATTGACTTTTCACACAATTCTAGGCTTCTTATCTGTTTATACAAGTGCTTATTTAAATCAAACTTCGACGGTCTATGGGTTTCTTGATGCTGCTTTCTCAATTGGAGGAATTACAGCAGGTATGGTGGGTACATGGTGGTGGCTTAAGTGGAAAAATCACCTGGCCCTTTTCTCTATTAGTATAATGATGGGCGGGCTTTTGCTGTTAGGAATAACAAAAAATTTATCAATCGTCGTATTAGGTGTGGTTTTAGTAGGTTTAGGTACATCTTTTGTCCGTGCACTCCTGCAGTCTGTTCAGCAAATGGCGACAGACCCGCGTTTCCACGGGCGAATGGCTAGCTTTCGCATGCTATGCAACCAGGCTTCTGTCGTCATAACAGGACCTATCTTTGGATATATCGCTTCCGCACATGGCGTTCAGTATGTTTTCCTGTTATTAAGTGGAATCAGCTTTGCGGGAATGGTATGGGCTTTCTTCCAAGCAAGAGATCCGCAGTTTGCTGCCATAACCAAGCAGAAACCCGCATGA
- a CDS encoding LysR family transcriptional regulator → MDLEAMKTFVAAVDQQSFTKASKMLNLSQPTVSFHIKNLEKYFEADLIDRSPKRFIVTQTGELVYQRSRQILGLIDKTKAEVLEFHKQLRGKLHIGASYTVGEYILPSVLKEFDEHYPAIDLEVQIANTERINRAIQLHELDIGLVEGQVNHQGLKSEPFLEDEMVVIVPRDHPIRERASITFQQLQDQTWITREGGSGTRAVMDSMLESYNIRPKKLITIGSNHGVVQGVKEGLGLSLISKTVVEHTAAEQLIKKLPYIKTTSRYFSLVTHANEEEISKNVQLFVGKVKDLYRLSEK, encoded by the coding sequence ATGGATCTTGAAGCGATGAAGACATTTGTAGCCGCCGTGGATCAACAGAGCTTCACAAAAGCTTCCAAAATGCTAAATCTTTCCCAACCCACAGTAAGCTTTCATATTAAAAATCTTGAAAAGTATTTCGAAGCGGATCTTATTGATCGTTCACCTAAACGATTTATAGTGACTCAGACAGGTGAACTCGTGTACCAGCGTTCAAGGCAGATACTGGGACTTATTGATAAAACAAAGGCAGAAGTGCTTGAATTCCACAAGCAACTAAGGGGGAAGCTCCACATTGGAGCAAGCTATACGGTAGGCGAGTATATCCTGCCATCAGTTTTAAAAGAATTTGACGAACATTACCCAGCGATAGATCTGGAGGTGCAAATTGCCAATACGGAGCGCATTAATCGGGCGATCCAGCTTCATGAATTGGATATTGGACTGGTGGAAGGACAGGTGAACCATCAGGGACTTAAATCTGAACCATTTCTGGAAGATGAGATGGTCGTTATTGTCCCCAGGGATCATCCGATTCGCGAAAGGGCATCTATTACCTTCCAGCAGTTGCAGGATCAAACCTGGATTACCAGAGAAGGGGGTTCAGGCACAAGAGCTGTTATGGACTCCATGCTTGAGTCATATAACATAAGACCGAAAAAATTGATTACGATTGGAAGCAACCATGGTGTTGTTCAGGGTGTGAAGGAAGGTCTTGGGCTTTCTTTGATATCGAAAACCGTAGTAGAACATACAGCAGCCGAGCAGTTAATCAAGAAGCTTCCTTATATAAAAACCACAAGCCGTTACTTTTCTTTAGTAACGCATGCTAATGAAGAAGAGATTTCCAAAAATGTTCAGCTGTTTGTAGGAAAAGTAAAAGACCTCTATCGTCTAAGTGAGAAATAA
- a CDS encoding type 1 glutamine amidotransferase domain-containing protein, whose translation MRLENKKVIALVSKDFEDLELWYPLLRLQEEGATVHLVGEEAGKEYPGKYGVPATSDYAFGDISPADYDGILVPGGWSPDKLRRFDKVIEMVQHMNEQRKPIGQICHAGWVLISADILQGRKVTSTPGIKDDMKNAGATWYDEAVVKDEHIVSARRPPDLPPYAKAFADLLAEK comes from the coding sequence ATGCGATTAGAGAATAAAAAAGTAATTGCGCTTGTGAGCAAAGATTTTGAGGATCTCGAATTATGGTATCCTTTACTGCGCCTCCAAGAAGAGGGGGCTACGGTTCATCTCGTTGGAGAAGAAGCTGGTAAAGAATACCCTGGCAAATACGGGGTACCGGCAACTTCCGATTATGCTTTCGGTGATATTAGTCCCGCTGATTATGATGGCATTTTAGTTCCAGGCGGTTGGTCACCGGATAAACTTCGCCGCTTCGATAAAGTCATCGAAATGGTACAGCATATGAACGAACAACGTAAGCCGATCGGCCAAATCTGCCATGCCGGCTGGGTGCTCATTTCTGCAGACATCCTGCAAGGTCGTAAAGTTACAAGTACTCCTGGTATTAAAGACGATATGAAAAACGCTGGAGCCACCTGGTATGATGAGGCGGTCGTGAAAGATGAGCACATCGTTTCTGCCCGCCGTCCGCCTGACCTGCCTCCTTACGCTAAAGCATTTGCTGACTTACTAGCAGAAAAATAA
- a CDS encoding LysR family transcriptional regulator: MKIEDYELLLQLHRIKTIRGTAKKILISQPAITQRLKYIESHFGGVIFLRTPKQLVLTALGETVLKHAEEVVKREADFCDHLLQQDGNRVAGTLSIGASSLFSQHFLPGVLESFTKKYPSVTIDLVTGVSDEIRDSSGQFHVCIVRGEAIRTMVSHHLFEDPLHLMDTRPLHEDIARPLIEFKSDPAFQKVLEEWMAIQPQPAFNRSIKVDQFETAKQLMKRGLGMAVLPESVSRDLKDFYSIPLEVDNRPLSRNTWVCYQEGLRQLLQVDAFIHELEKTRWFEEEGKGID, encoded by the coding sequence TTGAAAATAGAAGATTATGAATTATTGCTTCAGTTACATCGAATCAAAACGATAAGGGGCACAGCTAAGAAAATTCTTATATCCCAGCCTGCCATTACCCAACGGTTAAAATATATAGAGAGCCATTTTGGAGGAGTCATTTTCTTAAGAACCCCAAAGCAGCTCGTTCTCACTGCTCTTGGGGAAACTGTCCTGAAACACGCAGAGGAAGTCGTAAAAAGAGAAGCTGATTTCTGCGATCACCTTCTACAGCAGGATGGGAATAGGGTAGCTGGAACGCTTTCCATAGGGGCATCTTCTTTGTTCAGTCAACATTTTTTACCTGGGGTTCTAGAATCTTTCACAAAAAAATATCCGAGTGTAACGATTGATCTGGTAACAGGAGTCAGTGATGAGATAAGAGATTCCTCCGGCCAGTTTCACGTATGTATTGTACGCGGTGAAGCGATTCGTACCATGGTTAGCCACCACCTTTTTGAAGATCCTCTGCATTTAATGGATACCAGGCCTTTACATGAAGACATAGCTCGACCTCTTATTGAATTTAAAAGTGATCCCGCGTTTCAAAAAGTACTGGAGGAGTGGATGGCGATTCAGCCCCAGCCAGCATTTAATAGGTCGATCAAAGTCGATCAGTTTGAAACCGCCAAGCAGCTGATGAAACGCGGTTTAGGTATGGCTGTACTGCCTGAAAGTGTAAGCAGAGATCTTAAAGATTTCTATTCAATCCCTCTGGAGGTGGACAATCGGCCCCTGAGCAGGAACACGTGGGTTTGTTACCAGGAAGGGCTTCGTCAATTATTACAAGTGGACGCATTTATTCACGAACTCGAGAAGACGAGATGGTTTGAGGAAGAAGGAAAAGGAATTGACTAA
- a CDS encoding IS3-like element ISHaha3 family transposase (programmed frameshift), protein MSKLTSQEKYLIVQRYLTENVSFRDLEKEFGVDSSSIRYWVKLSEYHGSEAFDFPYTNYSAAFKLKVIQRIEEEEYSIREASAMFHIPDFSMVRRWRKKWLEGGKEALESTRKGPTQMTSYKKKEDSMDSYEALKKENERLRIENEYFKKVRDLSSKKESISKEEQAQVIDELRFHFPVKQLTEIADIPRSTYYHWKEKQLEPKTDRPLKELITSIFKEHKGRYGYRRIENELRNLGHEVNHKKVYRLMKELGLQSTVKMKKYRSYKGKVGQTAPNILNRNFKADQPNQKWVTDITEFKLFGEKLYLSPVLDLFNGEIITYTIGSRPTYSLVNNMLDQAFERLHPSDELVMHSDQGWHYQMAPYRKKLKDHQVTQSMSRKGNCHDNAVMENFFGIMKSEFLYLREFESVAHFKQELEEYFHYYNHKRIKSKLRISPISYRARFQESA, encoded by the exons ATGTCTAAACTTACTTCTCAAGAAAAGTACCTGATCGTCCAACGTTATCTCACGGAAAATGTCAGTTTCCGTGACTTAGAAAAAGAGTTTGGAGTGGATAGTTCTTCCATCCGTTATTGGGTGAAATTATCCGAATATCATGGTAGTGAAGCCTTCGACTTCCCCTATACAAACTATTCAGCTGCCTTTAAACTGAAAGTAATTCAACGTATAGAGGAAGAAGAATATTCGATTCGAGAAGCTTCCGCTATGTTTCACATCCCCGATTTCTCCATGGTACGCCGATGGCGTAAGAAGTGGCTGGAAGGCGGAAAAGAAGCCCTTGAATCTACAAGGAAGGGGCCAACACAGATGACGTCTTATAAGAAGAAAGAAGATTCAATGGATTCTTATGAAGCCTTAAAGAAAGAGAATGAACGCTTACGGATAGAAAATGAATACT TTAAAAAAGTTAGAGACCTTAGCTCAAAAAAAGAAAGCATCTCGAAAGAAGAACAAGCGCAAGTAATCGATGAGTTAAGGTTTCATTTTCCAGTTAAACAGCTGACGGAAATAGCTGATATCCCTAGAAGCACCTATTACCATTGGAAAGAAAAGCAACTCGAGCCAAAAACGGACCGACCATTAAAGGAGCTTATCACCTCCATTTTTAAAGAACATAAAGGTCGCTACGGCTATCGCCGCATTGAAAATGAGCTTCGTAATCTCGGTCATGAAGTGAACCATAAAAAAGTCTATCGTCTTATGAAAGAACTGGGGCTTCAGTCTACGGTGAAAATGAAGAAATATCGTTCTTATAAAGGGAAAGTTGGTCAAACGGCTCCAAACATCTTAAATCGGAATTTCAAGGCGGATCAGCCGAATCAGAAATGGGTGACAGACATTACGGAGTTCAAGCTATTTGGCGAGAAGCTTTATCTTTCCCCTGTCTTAGATCTATTCAATGGAGAAATCATCACGTACACAATTGGTTCCAGACCCACCTATTCCTTGGTGAACAACATGTTAGACCAAGCATTTGAACGCCTTCATCCATCGGATGAACTGGTTATGCACTCCGACCAGGGATGGCATTACCAAATGGCTCCCTATCGAAAGAAATTGAAAGACCATCAAGTTACCCAAAGCATGTCCAGAAAAGGGAATTGTCATGATAACGCCGTTATGGAGAACTTTTTCGGTATCATGAAATCGGAATTCCTTTATTTAAGAGAATTTGAAAGTGTGGCCCATTTCAAACAAGAATTAGAGGAATATTTCCATTATTATAATCATAAACGCATCAAATCGAAGCTCAGAATAAGCCCCATTTCCTATCGAGCCCGCTTTCAAGAATCGGCGTGA
- a CDS encoding acyl-CoA dehydrogenase family protein — protein sequence MVDLFDKWIKNDRHQRLFEKAERIAKEAKAQVSKTDPEAVFSHRTLKVIKQERYPSLTLSAAYGGEDLSLYEFLLLQEKIAEGDGSVALSIGWHLGIMKELKEDKLWRKNDFDRLAKEVAEEQKVVNRAATEPATGSPTRGGVPETKAVRNGDHYIITGRKTFTSMADHLDYYIVSAYVEELDEIGWFLIDRHHPGLSVDKTWDTLGMRGTESDDLVLDGVEVNVHDLVETKSKEKPAPKGWLLHIPACYLGIATAARNDAIEFAQNFQPNSLDTPIAEVGHIQDKIGEMEWKLLQAHSFMYTVARKWDEEPDQRKHMGAELAAVKLAVTNTAAEVVDLAMRIAGGRGLSKKYPFEKYYRDVRAGLHNPPMDDAVVKMLAKQALSE from the coding sequence ATGGTTGATCTTTTTGATAAATGGATAAAAAATGACCGTCATCAACGATTGTTTGAAAAAGCTGAACGGATTGCTAAGGAAGCAAAAGCGCAGGTAAGCAAAACGGACCCTGAGGCTGTTTTTTCCCATCGTACGTTGAAAGTAATAAAACAGGAGAGATACCCATCACTTACCTTATCAGCTGCTTACGGAGGAGAAGATCTATCTCTGTACGAGTTTTTATTATTACAAGAAAAGATAGCAGAAGGTGATGGATCGGTTGCATTATCTATCGGTTGGCATTTAGGAATTATGAAAGAGTTAAAGGAAGACAAGCTTTGGAGGAAAAATGATTTTGACCGCCTGGCTAAAGAGGTGGCTGAAGAACAGAAGGTTGTTAATCGGGCAGCTACAGAGCCGGCAACTGGAAGTCCGACTCGTGGAGGGGTCCCGGAAACCAAAGCAGTCAGAAATGGAGACCATTATATCATCACCGGTCGTAAAACATTCACATCTATGGCGGACCATTTAGATTATTATATAGTTTCTGCTTATGTTGAAGAATTAGATGAGATTGGCTGGTTTCTCATTGATCGTCATCATCCTGGACTTTCGGTCGATAAAACATGGGATACCCTTGGTATGAGAGGTACGGAAAGTGACGATTTAGTATTGGATGGAGTAGAAGTTAATGTGCATGATTTAGTAGAGACAAAATCAAAAGAAAAGCCTGCTCCTAAAGGCTGGCTGCTGCATATCCCGGCGTGTTATCTAGGAATTGCTACAGCTGCGCGAAATGATGCAATTGAATTCGCTCAAAACTTCCAGCCAAACAGCTTGGATACTCCAATTGCAGAAGTGGGACATATCCAAGATAAAATTGGTGAAATGGAATGGAAGCTGCTGCAAGCCCACTCGTTCATGTACACGGTCGCAAGAAAATGGGATGAAGAACCCGATCAGCGTAAGCACATGGGTGCGGAGTTAGCCGCGGTTAAACTGGCCGTCACTAATACTGCGGCAGAGGTTGTGGATTTAGCAATGAGGATTGCCGGAGGGCGAGGTTTATCCAAGAAGTACCCATTCGAAAAATATTACCGCGATGTCCGGGCGGGTCTGCATAATCCGCCCATGGATGACGCAGTGGTGAAGATGCTCGCCAAACAAGCTTTATCAGAATGA
- a CDS encoding DUF1002 domain-containing protein yields the protein MKKKMTLLMTLVILLISSFGISEVSLASTGNEGINEKLGLPIVVYGEALSDAQKSEVTELLEVNQHEQVDEFTVNGQDLANYIGGNPNANMYSSVKIIHKDTGQGLNIEIVTKDNITEVTKEMYTNALLTAGVQDADVLVASSVKVSGHSALTGIYKAYDAKGVKLDEGRMQVASEELDVATSIAKEEGISQAEISELLTEIKKAIAEQNPATREEVEQIVKEQLQTLNIELSAEDRQRLVDLFEQMRDLNIDFDQVKNQLDDLTGNIQDLINDDGFWNNLRAAVKDFFRSLSNFISSLF from the coding sequence ATGAAAAAGAAAATGACTCTGTTGATGACGTTAGTTATATTGTTGATCTCAAGTTTTGGTATATCAGAGGTTAGTCTGGCATCTACAGGGAATGAAGGAATTAATGAAAAGCTTGGCTTACCGATTGTAGTTTATGGAGAAGCCTTATCCGATGCCCAAAAATCAGAAGTGACCGAGCTTTTGGAAGTGAATCAGCATGAGCAAGTTGATGAATTTACAGTTAATGGTCAAGATTTAGCTAATTACATTGGTGGAAATCCGAATGCCAATATGTACTCTTCGGTAAAGATTATTCATAAGGATACAGGACAAGGATTAAATATAGAAATCGTTACTAAAGATAATATCACAGAAGTAACCAAAGAGATGTATACAAACGCTCTATTGACTGCAGGTGTTCAAGATGCTGACGTTCTAGTTGCTTCTTCTGTTAAGGTTAGTGGACATTCAGCGCTGACAGGAATTTATAAAGCCTATGATGCTAAAGGTGTTAAACTGGATGAAGGTCGTATGCAGGTAGCGAGTGAAGAACTGGACGTCGCTACATCTATTGCCAAGGAAGAAGGAATAAGTCAGGCGGAAATCAGTGAACTGCTGACAGAAATCAAAAAGGCAATTGCTGAACAGAATCCTGCAACCCGTGAAGAAGTCGAGCAAATTGTTAAAGAACAGCTTCAGACATTAAACATTGAACTTAGCGCTGAAGACCGCCAGAGGCTGGTAGATTTGTTTGAGCAAATGAGAGACCTGAATATTGATTTCGATCAGGTGAAAAACCAATTAGATGATTTAACTGGAAATATTCAGGATTTAATCAATGATGATGGTTTCTGGAACAACCTCCGGGCAGCTGTTAAAGACTTCTTTCGCTCTCTGAGCAACTTTATCAGTTCCCTGTTTTAA
- a CDS encoding nucleotidyltransferase family protein: protein MTNLENELIEIIQAHPYIQQLFDATDHYIDDYYTGAGVITQTVWNKLYDFDFTYGINDAGIIYFNSLEQPSRELERIKETKIRKALPHFPFEIDLTNEALVHHWYEQKFNKKIAAYRSAEEAIETWPTTASAIGVKRVDGEYKIYAPFGLQDLFKGIVRPNKALVPEHVYKSKAVKWKTRWPGLTVLEWSV from the coding sequence TTGACTAATTTAGAAAATGAACTAATAGAAATCATCCAGGCACATCCATATATTCAACAGCTGTTTGATGCGACTGATCACTATATAGACGATTATTATACCGGAGCCGGTGTTATTACGCAGACGGTATGGAATAAGCTCTATGACTTTGACTTCACCTATGGAATAAATGACGCGGGTATTATTTATTTTAATTCCTTAGAGCAGCCTTCCAGGGAACTGGAAAGAATAAAGGAAACGAAAATACGAAAAGCTCTGCCTCATTTTCCTTTTGAAATTGATTTAACCAATGAAGCTCTCGTTCATCACTGGTATGAGCAGAAATTCAATAAAAAGATAGCCGCTTATCGATCAGCGGAGGAAGCGATTGAAACATGGCCGACAACTGCATCAGCGATCGGTGTGAAGCGAGTGGATGGTGAATACAAGATATACGCTCCTTTTGGATTACAGGATCTGTTTAAGGGTATTGTGCGTCCCAATAAAGCTTTAGTTCCAGAGCATGTTTATAAGAGCAAGGCGGTTAAATGGAAAACCCGCTGGCCTGGACTAACTGTGCTGGAATGGTCTGTTTAA
- a CDS encoding STAS domain-containing protein, giving the protein MNEETFDKLEEIQQNEFIKAAIDRVGAGVVISDPEQEDNPMIYCNKGFEDLTGYKAEEILGKNCRFLQGEDTSSQMVDKIRKGLSNYENVLVELKNYKKDGTMFWNELQIFPVYIQQMDQNFFVGVQRDVSQRREQQELIGHYLSEVKRLSTPIVPLEEGISVLPLVGTFDEERLNEMLDSVSHHVKESKEDFLIIDMSAVHAYNEAVHMGIYQMNQLLDLMGTTLIITGIKPSFAIQSAPYADFSELSLQSYASVKQALNAVRGR; this is encoded by the coding sequence ATGAACGAAGAGACATTCGATAAATTAGAAGAAATTCAGCAGAACGAATTCATTAAGGCAGCTATTGATCGAGTGGGGGCAGGTGTGGTTATCTCTGACCCTGAGCAGGAAGATAATCCGATGATTTATTGCAATAAGGGATTTGAGGACTTGACGGGTTATAAGGCAGAAGAAATCCTTGGGAAGAACTGCCGGTTTTTACAAGGGGAAGACACAAGCTCTCAAATGGTAGATAAGATTCGTAAAGGGCTTTCCAATTATGAAAATGTACTGGTTGAGCTGAAGAATTACAAAAAAGATGGGACGATGTTCTGGAATGAACTGCAAATCTTTCCTGTTTACATACAACAGATGGATCAGAATTTTTTTGTTGGTGTTCAGAGAGATGTCAGTCAGCGGCGAGAGCAGCAGGAGCTGATCGGGCATTATCTATCCGAAGTGAAGAGGTTGTCTACACCGATCGTTCCACTTGAAGAAGGGATCTCTGTACTGCCACTTGTGGGAACCTTCGATGAGGAGCGCCTTAACGAAATGCTCGACTCCGTTAGTCATCATGTGAAGGAATCCAAGGAAGATTTTTTGATTATCGATATGTCCGCTGTGCATGCCTATAACGAAGCGGTACATATGGGGATTTACCAGATGAATCAACTGTTGGATCTAATGGGCACTACTCTGATTATTACGGGGATTAAGCCCAGTTTTGCCATTCAAAGTGCACCATATGCAGACTTCAGTGAACTATCACTTCAGTCTTATGCTTCTGTTAAACAGGCCCTAAATGCGGTTCGAGGGCGATAG
- a CDS encoding DoxX family protein, protein MTFIRQLGLYIFAAAFFFAGVTHFIYDHGFAQMIPQWVPYKLIIVYVTGITEWLLALLLLFPQTRRAAGWATAAFLVIVLPANIYAAIYGIPAPWSEDTNMTALWIRPLFQPLLIWWVLAVSKDSNT, encoded by the coding sequence ATGACATTTATACGACAACTTGGGCTTTATATTTTTGCGGCTGCCTTCTTCTTTGCAGGAGTCACTCACTTTATCTATGATCATGGATTTGCCCAGATGATTCCTCAGTGGGTGCCTTACAAGCTAATTATTGTATATGTAACAGGGATTACAGAGTGGCTGCTGGCTCTTCTCCTGCTTTTCCCCCAAACGAGAAGGGCTGCTGGATGGGCTACGGCTGCTTTTCTAGTGATTGTTCTGCCGGCAAACATTTATGCGGCAATCTATGGCATACCCGCACCTTGGAGCGAGGACACAAACATGACAGCTTTGTGGATCCGTCCGTTGTTCCAGCCTTTATTGATCTGGTGGGTTCTCGCCGTGTCTAAAGATTCGAATACCTGA
- a CDS encoding alpha/beta fold hydrolase: MEDFYAEIIGTGQDAIFLPAGGMPGVEGLNIAEHLKNDFRVHMLDLPGIGRSAGIAEKCTSKVMADWLKEYLDKQEIEKAVLIGHSLGGGFAIYFAHHYPERVTQLFLLDQGHKDFPRIPFQEFGPFALAFPILNWMVHLCRRPVLKILHPLFSSPPSEDVEKDIDRFCEAVNLPKSNYIDQTFYTPCEVTIEGLNVMFGFYNTPLVSMVQKLTVPTTLFYASFKGVNKAEEARTIKAIDRLLQRRNSKLTIKRVDGGHYVHWNNDYVKNHIAEQFISSH; the protein is encoded by the coding sequence ATGGAGGATTTTTATGCAGAAATAATAGGAACTGGGCAGGACGCCATTTTTTTACCTGCTGGAGGCATGCCTGGGGTAGAAGGATTAAATATAGCTGAACACCTAAAGAACGATTTCCGAGTTCACATGCTGGACCTTCCTGGTATAGGAAGAAGCGCAGGTATAGCAGAGAAGTGCACTTCAAAAGTGATGGCTGATTGGCTGAAAGAATACTTAGATAAACAAGAGATCGAAAAAGCAGTTCTAATCGGCCATTCCCTTGGCGGAGGGTTTGCAATTTATTTTGCACACCATTACCCCGAACGCGTTACTCAATTATTCTTACTTGATCAAGGTCATAAGGATTTCCCTAGAATTCCATTCCAAGAATTCGGACCTTTTGCACTGGCTTTCCCTATATTGAATTGGATGGTCCATCTTTGCAGACGTCCTGTTTTAAAAATACTTCACCCGTTATTTTCAAGTCCTCCTTCCGAAGATGTCGAGAAAGACATTGACCGTTTTTGTGAAGCTGTAAATCTCCCGAAATCAAATTATATTGACCAAACCTTTTATACACCTTGCGAGGTGACAATTGAAGGTCTGAATGTCATGTTTGGTTTCTACAATACACCTCTCGTATCGATGGTCCAAAAACTGACTGTTCCCACCACCCTTTTCTATGCTTCTTTTAAAGGTGTAAATAAGGCAGAAGAAGCCCGTACAATTAAAGCGATTGATCGACTCCTTCAACGTAGAAATTCTAAATTGACCATTAAGCGTGTAGATGGCGGGCATTATGTCCACTGGAATAATGATTACGTTAAAAACCATATCGCCGAACAATTCATTTCTTCCCATTAA